ATGGAACTGTGTAAATGTACTGACCGTGTTTTTCGATATTATTTGTATATCTATTACGCATATTTGTATGAAGATCGTCATCCAACTTTGTCTTCATTGAATAATGACCACAAGATTTATCTTTATTTCCAACTTTCTTTAGTCCCCAACGAAAGCCAGATGGCATGATCCCAATGGTGGGATGCCTACTATTTAATCCTTCTAAAGTGTTAACATTAAAACTGTAACGAGGAACAGCTCGCACTCTAGTCAGAGTCGTTTTGGTAGTGAAGTTGTCATGTAGTCCCAGAAGATGCATGGTCTGTAAACGCTCGGGCCACACGCAAATCTACCAAAatattatgaactataatatgataATATGACATTGTAGGTAACAAAAGTGTAACAAACAAAGCCAATGATATGATCCAGGGTTGCATAACTAGGAATCACTCGGCGAGTACTCGGTTTTTGCAACTTGGGGAGTactcggtcaaaatcagtcaaacttggtcaaaactaGGGATTACTTGGAAAATCGGTCAAAACACAGCCAAAACTCAAGCGGCCAAAATTGGTCAAAATcattcaaagtcaaacttggtcagcatccaagtactccctaaaaagtcccgCCCAAGTACTCTCCGAGTAGTGATTCTTTCAAATTAACTATGCATGTAAAACAATGGTATATTGACCAACACCTAGCAGGCTAACACATACATTATTGTGTAAAAGTGAATGAGTTTGCAGTGAACTGATTGATCAAAGATAGTAATGAATTACCTTTACTTTCAGCATTTTTGATATGTAAAGTAATAAATCCTCTTTTCCCAAGGTGTCTACGCCAATGATGATGTCATGTTCAGGATAAGAGTTGATGATATTGACTATCTGCAGGTGGTTCACAAATCACAATAGAACAAGATAATTTTAGCGTACGTAATTGGTGACTTGTAGGACGCTAGAATCGGGATTAAAATGTTGTGCAATAAACGAACATTACCTGCTGAGCAGCGATTTCCCTTGAAGGAAATGAGTAGAATGGGTTGCAGTACGTGTTGTCTATGTAAAGGGTATCGACTTTATAATTCTTAAGAGCAGTAAGAAGCATCTTTTTTCCCATATCTGCAATCTTACATTTTACTTCCCACCGAAAATCCCCAGTGTAAAGCGTAACGCCAAACTCACCGCGGAATAGATACATAACTGCACCTGTCACATATCAAAGGAATGATATAAACAAGAAAAGTAGTACAAATAATGAACTAATCAGATGTTGACTACGTTTGACTTTGGCCGATTTTACAAGTAATCCCAAATTTATGCTGACTAATTAATTGCTATTTTGGCATATTAATCGGATGTTGACCGATTAATCAGGTGCTGACCAATTAATCCCCGTTGACCGAGTGTTCGATCGACCGATTTTGATTAATAGAATTGGACCTCTAAATTATGATTAATCATGTAATTGCGATGAAAATTGAAGAGCAATAAGATAGAAGACTAACCAGGGCAATGATTAGCATCAATGGCTAAAACCTCGACGCTAGTTTTGGATCCACAAGACAATGAAACCAAAGGTATCGAATACCATTTTCCAATTTCGAGAGCTCGTAGCAACGAGATATTGAAATTGGGGAATTTGGAAGGGAAAAGTCTAGCAGTGATACGAGAGCAATAAATTAAACCGTTATTCCAACCGGGAGATAAACCAGTTGTATGATCGGCGTGAAGATGAGATAGGAAATAGGCCTGACTTCCTTCTTCCCACCGATCCACTGATATCATTCCGATTTCAAATTTGGGTTATTGTTTGGAAATTTAGGGTTTAATGAGTTCGAGACAGCTTTCTGTTTTGGCGGGTGTTGAAATGTAGAGTGCAAAGAATGGTAGATTAAGTGTAACAATTAATAGATGTAGTGAGTAGCTCTCACTTATCttcttcatttatttatttatttttatatttttattatgaaaattaaATGAAAATGTAATTTAAAAAATTAAGTGTATCAGTTActcgtattatattatattactagtAAAGTGAGGGATTTAAAGAAATTACAATATATGATTGGTTCACACATTATGCCATGTCATTTTGTACAAGTTTGTTGTGATCTTTTTGTAAGTCTAGCATTGCACAACCGGAAGAGGTTATAGTTATTAGGTTGCTCCCATCCATCCCGCCCACCTGGGCGCCAATAGCAGCAGGCCGCCCATCTATACGTGTTCTTGCTCGTGCGTTTGAATCAGAAATGTGAACGGAGGAAGTAGCCGTTGTGGAgtccaacggtcaaacttttggctgttggaaattatatattttttttcttttttattttctcaactctatatataaacacatatacatTTTAAACTCATACATCTCAAACACATATAGGAGTACATTTCATATACATTTCTACACTTCTTAAACTCaaaaaatgagttccaaaaaaacTCCAAATAAAGGAAAATCAAAACAACGCACTCAAGTTCAAGAACGGGGATCGGTCGAGCACGATATGTTTCAATCTTTAATGGATTCTACGCAACAAACAACTGGGTTTTCTCAATTTGCAAACACGAATcagtttacgcattttaattatcgtagtaatgttttaaattttaattattgtattttttttaattatcattgaaattttagttttatgttattaaatatttattatttataatatatataattaaattaatttaattttcgacaaaataaaaaaattaaaaattaaaataaaaagggaAGGAATGAGTGTCATGGTTGTGAGTGTTTAGTCATGAACTTAGTCATGGGAAAGAAATGCTGATGTGGCACTGAATGACTAAGATGGAGGAACTTCTCCATTGGGAGCAGTCTTACCATTTCCAATATTTTGTTAATTTGTTAAGTATGATCAATAAATTGACATAAAATGTACTTTATTTGCGTAAATACAGTATAAAATAGaattataatacttttactaaCAGTACTGCTGGATTTTTAAAAATATATCATCACATATTTCATAAACATATAAAACAAACATCACAAGCAATTATAAGACCAAGAACTAACTAACAGATTAACAGAATATCGAATTAACTGCTAACGAGTTGATGAACGAAAGACTAAAATTCGTATCTGGTCAGACGGAGCCTGAGTGGTAGACTAATAAGTCTACTAAGAGCACTCCCAATGGAGTAATTCCTCCACTTTAGTCCAGGTCCGTCACATCAGCGCCACCTCAGcacttccttcccaggactaaacactcccaacagttATACCTTTCttccatattttttaattattttttatttattttaaacaatatttatttaaataacactaaacttatattaaaaattaaaaaacattacaatacttgaaattaaaaaaaaaatacattaaaaaaaattacatcagAAATAAATAACTACTCTTCGCCTTCTTCTTGATCTTGGACTTCTTCTTCGTCATCGGGAATGTGTGATCgttaatgtgatgccccgtacaaaaccatcgtgtacgaatcatcaacaacatgatcattacaaggtcaaacactatatgcgttttcaaaacaagtttgcattcatgataaaagctgacgtcataaccaacgtcaattgttttacgaccaaaagtatgcttctatgaacggaagcaagtaataatagtacgtgacccttaggtcgttacaaatcattgttcaacagtaataaagtttgaatgcaagataaaatgtttcatgcggtaacaactctaacaaggcagcgggtggctaatcagcaagactagtacaacagcggaagcggctaaccttaagcacctgaaaaaaaacatgcttaaaaacgtcaacacaaaggttggtgagctatagtttaagtataacagtatgtaaggtaggctacgagatttcagtgctacaaagagaaaacagtatgtaaagtatatgtttaaccgtgggcacttggtaactaacttaacgtttataaccccctgaaagtacacttggcgagtgagtATGTTTACGAAgtgttaaacacccgttaaatgctagcgctactagcccgagtggggatgtcaaaccctatggatccatatctaagattcgcgttcaccggttcaaaaaccaatgactaaacgttaccgagctaaggggaaagtttatgccgttgtataacccacacatatataaagtttaagaactcgtgcctagtatgaaaaacgtaaaatgcgcatgtattctcagttcccaaaatagttaaagtaaaaatggatgctataactcacattgataaagtagtagtaagttgacacgggaaaagtaagcaagtatggttgttcgaaaaggtcctcaacctaagtcaaaagtcactaagtcagtaaatcgttcccgataggtttaaaagtatgtaaattaggtcttaagggtcatcatcattcatcattaaaaaaaagtataaagtaagtttcatcttagaaaagagtttaaaacaaaggctgacttcgatcagtcaccacggcctctatacctactgaaataaggtaagaccagtggacatggctccgtatataagtcctttagttgctgtaaaaattccagaagcaaactcgtctttttttgaccgtggcgacgttttaagtgcgagtaggtcagaattttcagcacaacgttaaaaggacatagtgacgttcggagggccatagatcctaaaccgtaactcggattaagacgagtcttaaacgaaaagttatctactcgaatagggataactgaaaataaactttacagtagcccaagtattctgatcagttccagaaaacagtaaacagtgtgttccggtgggttcttggtgcttgatgttcatcacggttctcatccttgatgcatatagcttcaagtgtacaactcgttgatgtgtttacatcatctttaccaagttttgaccatcataacacaagtgtaagtctaagataagtagcacaactcaattaagtattgcaagtagtttgatgaaccaaagttacatcaagatcttagatccgacacatacatgaactctaaaagtaatattaagctacaaacttgaaagtaaactaaataatcaagatcttaagttgtagaatatagttcttagttagatcttgaagatccaagacccaaaagtctagatctaaagttactaagttaaatcctaagtcataacacttgaatctttactttaatgaaaccatgagttatgaaacttagattctcatcttgtaaagtgtatgtaagcttacaagctcttatttacaacaaattaagaagaccataagctatagaaacttagatccaacacaagtatataaagttataactagaaagttatacttccatgttcttgaacttataaagttaacttttagtttcaagaagtatgagatcaagattaacttgtaatacttgacaatTAAACCAACAAAcacgaatttaaagtgcataatatgaagaaataaactaaataaacaagtaacaagttcatggttgttcatacttttaaagatttaagccaaggctttgatctataagaaagtaaactttaagtttacaacatgaacttcaagtatggttttacaactcatgaactttaaatctttaaaagcattaaatgtagaaccataaactacagagtttaggttcttgtttgttcttgtaatgacaagataatatgaagaacaaactagaaagtttgattcttaataactagtaagtaacaactacaacaacaagtaagtaaaccacaacaaagaacaagtaacttaaacaagtaagaatgatgatgaagagtgttttaagtttcggttttggacaagaaaaaaaagaagaagagaagctcatgttacttacaatatttgagagagaagaaatgagagaaagttgagaggaaaATGCAAGTTTGTGTGTGAAGAAATGAGATGGAAtacaagtgataatgctaaaaacgaacatatatttcatagcattattcctcaagaaagacaagcttttagttgcaattgttctatttacaagtgatattcgtttaaataataaaaggtgaagacaaaagacagattcgacgaattgaagacgcaaacgaccaaaaagctcaaaagtacaaaagacaatcaaagaggttccaattattgataagaaacgtctcgaaattacaagagtacaagattcaaaacgcaaaatacaaaatataaaattgtacgcaaggacgttcgaaaatccggaaccgggaccagagtcaactcttaacgctcgacgcaacggactaaaaattacaagttaactatgcatataaatataatataatatataattattatattaattatatatatattatatatatatattataaaaccgtcggcagagaaactccaagggtgtgagctgtaaatacattctccgcgactcgcggagtttgaagaggatttttccgcgagtcgcggagccccaaaaatcaactctggctataaagcaaaccgaattctgatcaaaatttcataatctttttctctcttctctcatatatacgtaaaatatatatatataatttatatttaaattttaatcctaataataagggtatgttagcgaatgttgtaagggtgtaagtcgaaattctgtccgtgtaacgctacgctatttttaatcattgtaagttatgttcaacctttttatattaatgtctcgtagctaagttattattatgcttatttaaaacgaagtaatcatgatgttgggctaattactaaaattgggtaattgggctttgtaccataattggggtttggacaaaagaacgacacttgtggaaattagactatgggctattaatgggctttatatttgtttaactaaatgaaagtttgttaatgttaatataaagatttacaattgggcgtccctataatttaccatatacactcaatcggacacgatgggcggggtatttatatgtacgaataatcgttcatttaaccggacacgggaatggattaatagccactagaataattaaaacaggggtgaaattacattcaagggtaattggtgtaattgttaacaaagtagtaaaaccttggtttacacgcagtcgataacctggtgtattcattaaacaaagtattaaaaccttgttacaattcgaatccccaattagttggaatatttaacttcgggtataagaataatttgatgaggacactcgcactttatatttatgactgatggactgttatggacaaaaaccagacggacatattaaataatccaggacaaaggacaattaacccatgggcataaaactaaaatcaacacgtcaaacatcatgattacggaagtttaaataagcataattcttttatttcatatttaatttcctttattttatatttaattgcacttctaattatcgcacttttatttattgttatttaatcgcacttttattattcgcaatttcattatcgttatttactttaagttttaatttaagtcttttatttatttaatattttacattaggttttaactgcgactaaagttttaaaatcgacaaaccggtcattaaacggtaaaaacccccctttataataataatattacttatatatatgtttgtatttttataaaagtaaactaatatagcgttgagctttgtttaaagatttccctgtggaacgaaccggacttactaaaaactacactactgtacgattaggtacactgcctataagtgttgtagcaaggtttaagtatatccattctataaataaataaatatcttgtgtaaaattgtatcgtatttaatagtatttcctgctaaaattaataactattttatatacacctcgcataacatcaagtaatttttggcgccgctgccggggactatcttaaaagccggaagcgcaacgctaatataaaaaaaaaaagattttttgtttacttttattaaaattcgttttgtaaaaatacgttttaaatattcgaaaaatataaaaagaaaaacaaaaatataagtatttttaagattttgttaaatatttaagttttataagtttctttatttttattttagtttataaaaatataagttttattttaaaatcttttatttatttaaaaacagaaaacagaaaataaaaaataaaaaataaagaaaaatgcgtaaaaattcaaacctgtcagctgaattctgaaaccccgcgactcgcggggtttgatgcaataaatgccgcgactcgcggagcttctctgacaggcgacaaaaaaaccctaatcctgcattaattacgattattaattatttattattattatttaaccctaataattattattattgttattagttttatttttacatttactttttatttaatttatgtatttagtattaattagttttattaaattgtaaaattagtagttttattaaaaaaaataatataaaaataatatttttataaaaattgtactttttacaactttttatatatttttatattttgtccctttttaatcgttgtagcataacttttgtatttttttgctcatatttaattttaaacttagtatttgctatagtcatttttactcctagatttttaggctttgccgtagaattccttaagtgctttttctttagactaagatttaggtgctttagaattttgcgacgcctttttaagttttagtttctttttaagttatttccatttgggatttagtttttccttgtaagctttaatatttttagaccttttactatgtatcaattattattccaattagtaatttcaatttgcgattataattttaagttagttgtagtaataaggttaggttagttaagtatttttaagtttttataagtttcttttatttttccgtcaccttttatttttcaaccattttttctttttcgacctttttcgacgaactctttttctctcttatttctcgctattctagtttttaggacatagatttttattctacttcttatctaaatttcttaaaattacgaaaatttattttaagtggttaaattaatagacatcaaaattttctggttcgtagtaatagttggatttgtacgtggaccgggttattggagccaaacagtcctcaattatattgagaccaaacgaatcctgcccctctgctgcatcttttggctattcgaaacgtgggcaaaatcagaaaagtctattaattggataacttattataatttttctttccttttaaaaactaataggatattcagtgaatgcaccgagcaagacgttcaccaccttttgtacgttcaccacctgtaactagatcaagacatttagcaaatataaccgccgttga
This window of the Rutidosis leptorrhynchoides isolate AG116_Rl617_1_P2 chromosome 7, CSIRO_AGI_Rlap_v1, whole genome shotgun sequence genome carries:
- the LOC139858460 gene encoding uncharacterized protein isoform X2, which produces MISVDRWEEGSQAYFLSHLHADHTTGLSPGWNNGLIYCSRITARLFPSKFPNFNISLLRALEIGKWYSIPLVSLSCGSKTSVEVLAIDANHCPGAVMYLFRGEFGVTLYTGDFRWEVKCKIADMGKKMLLTALKNYKVDTLYIDNTYCNPFYSFPSREIAAQQIVNIINSYPEHDIIIGVDTLGKEDLLLYISKMLKVKTMHLLGLHDNFTTKTTLTRVRAVPRYSFNVNTLEGLNSRHPTIGIMPSGFRWGLKKVGNKDKSCGHYSMKTKLDDDLHTNMRNRYTNNIEKHGQYIYTVPYSDHSCFPEIVNFVKFLCPSNIKGIVSSSSSYIDPCYHLHNIYGTSSLYRIRPIEEESERVEGKCERSLDCDSFIDEKLKSKRLKKVSFVGSVS
- the LOC139858460 gene encoding uncharacterized protein isoform X1: MISVDRWEEGSQAYFLSHLHADHTTGLSPGWNNGLIYCSRITARLFPSKFPNFNISLLRALEIGKWYSIPLVSLSCGSKTSVEVLAIDANHCPGAVMYLFRGEFGVTLYTGDFRWEVKCKIADMGKKMLLTALKNYKVDTLYIDNTYCNPFYSFPSREIAAQQIVNIINSYPEHDIIIGVDTLGKEDLLLYISKMLKVKICVWPERLQTMHLLGLHDNFTTKTTLTRVRAVPRYSFNVNTLEGLNSRHPTIGIMPSGFRWGLKKVGNKDKSCGHYSMKTKLDDDLHTNMRNRYTNNIEKHGQYIYTVPYSDHSCFPEIVNFVKFLCPSNIKGIVSSSSSYIDPCYHLHNIYGTSSLYRIRPIEEESERVEGKCERSLDCDSFIDEKLKSKRLKKVSFVGSVS